TTTAGGTCGGACTATTTTGTTTTTAAGAGGGCAGAGCGACCCGCGACCCGTTTCTGCAGGAACTGCGAGAATCGAGCGCTACTCTGAAAGAAATGGAGATCTGCGAAGCGTTACACGGGGTAACTTTCTTGACGATCTCCTTGCGGGAAAAGGCTGATACACCCTGGCAGGATGCCGCCTTATTCTCAGATCATGATACAACTGTTTGACGGGAAGGTCAACTTACTTGATGTTTAGTCCCTTTTGCGCGAGTTCGAATTGACAGTAAGTCCGATCTGCCCTATATAGAAGCCGATTAGATTCACTATGAACTTTTGAGAGGGAGGGACGTGTAAAACGTAGCGGGCGTAACCCGGGCGGTAGTTGTTTGTCTTCCACTGCCCATATGGCCGAAAGGATTTTGAAGATGGCCAAAAAAAGTATGATTATCACGGGCGAGTCCCTGGCCCGTCAGGGCTATTGCCGTATCAGCAAGCGTAAAAATATCGTTGCCCGAATCGATGTTGAAAACTGGGTCGAGCTTCTTGCGGCACATTTCGGAAAAACCCTCCACCAGATGTTCACCGAAATTCTGGCGAATCCCGGTTACTACGAAGATCTTTTCCGCCGTGAGTGGAGCAAGGATCAGCTGGATGTCAGTTTGACCACGGCGCGTACCGTCCCTTCGAGTTTTGGCTGTGCTGTCGGTTACGAAGAGAAGGACACCCCTTCCGCATAGGGTGTGATTCGCGCATATCACTATTAAAAGTCTGGAGTCCCTGTCTCTTCTCCCGTTGTCCTTTCCGATTGGAATCCTCATGGCTTTGCCCTGGAAGACCCTGGATCGTTTTGTCATTGAAGCAGAAGGGGTTCTTGAATTGCGCCAACGCGGCATCGGGGATTATCTGATTTCCATCGGTAATCAGGTGCTGATGAACAGTAAGGCCCAGCGTTCCGAAATCGCCCTCGGGGTTCTGGGTTGCAAGGAGTTGAAGGGCATGGCCGAACCGCGCGTGCTGGTCGGCGGTCTGGGAATGGGGATTACCTTGCGGGCCGTGCTGAATGAATTGCCGACGGGGGCTCAGGTTGTCGTCGCCGAACTGAATCCGCAGATCTGCGCCTGGTGTCTCGGTCCTCTGGCGGAATTGACCGATGATGCGGCCCGTGATCCACGCGTAACACTCGAAGTCGGTGATGTCTCAGCATTGATTCAGCGCGCGGTGCCCGGCAGTTTTGATGCGGTTATCCTCGACCTTTACCGCGGTCCCGGCCCGCAGACCGATGCGCTTAAGGATCCGATTTACGGCAGTCGGGCCATAGGCCGGACGCTTAGGGCGCTCAAGCACGGTGGCACCTTTGCCGTCTGGGGGGAGAATCCTGATCTCGGTTTCGAAAGGCGTCTTAGCGCCGCGGGCTTCAGCGTGCGTTGTGAAAGACCGGGGAAAGGTGGTTATCGCCATGCCGTCTGGGTTGCGCAGAAGAGGAATCATTCCGTCGGTGATCGCCATTAGGGTGCCGGCGCTGGTCACATATAAGAAAGAGGCTCATGGATAACTTTGATTTAAACGGGCGTGAGTTCGTGGAACTGTGTAATCTGCTTAAACTGGTCGGCTGGTGTCATAGCGGTGGGACTGCCAAGCTTGTCATTGCCGAGGGAACGGTGTCTGTTGATGGCCAGGTAGAGCT
Above is a genomic segment from Geopsychrobacter electrodiphilus DSM 16401 containing:
- a CDS encoding spermidine synthase, with protein sequence MALPWKTLDRFVIEAEGVLELRQRGIGDYLISIGNQVLMNSKAQRSEIALGVLGCKELKGMAEPRVLVGGLGMGITLRAVLNELPTGAQVVVAELNPQICAWCLGPLAELTDDAARDPRVTLEVGDVSALIQRAVPGSFDAVILDLYRGPGPQTDALKDPIYGSRAIGRTLRALKHGGTFAVWGENPDLGFERRLSAAGFSVRCERPGKGGYRHAVWVAQKRNHSVGDRH
- a CDS encoding RNA-binding S4 domain-containing protein produces the protein MDNFDLNGREFVELCNLLKLVGWCHSGGTAKLVIAEGTVSVDGQVELRKRCKIRSGQVVTYAGQQILID